A single window of Pseudophryne corroboree isolate aPseCor3 chromosome 5, aPseCor3.hap2, whole genome shotgun sequence DNA harbors:
- the LOC134929442 gene encoding kinesin-like protein KIF19, whose amino-acid sequence MNTEQKNAIDHQVTVALRIRPFNLMETKNRAQCITHQLGPQTLLLKDPGEDPYDVLRSSRTRETTFTFNHVFHQAATQENVYDSTMKNIVDDILAGYNAAIFAYGPTGTGKTYTMMGKPREPGMIYRTLKDLYKTIEETGRRDNFSLSLSYAEIYNETIRDLLRPSSGSLALREDPYGNTKILGITAFSPSTPEEAMNLLKMGNKRRSETTTAANKTSSRSHAILQITVKQTGSDGVSTGRLYMVDLAGSERASQTTNSGKTMKEGGYINRSLLALRKCIMALREKPGSHINYRDSKLTWLLKGALSGKSRMVMIAHVSPADSAFEESRSTMTYGSKAKFIQTRVERNSVPHGTAERGRGDKVLQKDMQFIMRRTMAPLINLPRMVPLAKNLQSAHEISATARASANSYTFLELARRWL is encoded by the coding sequence ATGAATACTGAACAGAAGAACGCTATAGACCATCAGGTGACTGTGGCTCTGCGCATCCGTCCATTTAATTTGATGGAGACTAAGAATCGAGCCCAGTGCATCACACACCAACTTGGTCCGCAGACGCTGCTACTGAAGGACCCTGGCGAGGATCCTTATGACGTACTGCGCTCGAGCAGGACAAGAGAAACAACATTCACCTTTAACCACGTGTTCCATCAGGCAGCTACTCAGGAAAATGTATATGATTCCACGATGAAGAACATAGTGGATGACATCCTAGCTGGGTACAATGCTGCCATATTCGCCTACGGCCCAACAGGCACAGGGAAGACCTATACTATGATGGGTAAGCCTCGCGAGCCCGGAATGATTTATCGCACCCTGAAGGACCTGTATAAGACGATTGAGGAGACCGGAAGGAGAGATAATTTCTCTTTATCATTGTCATATGCTGAGATCTACAATGAAACAATCCGGGACCTATTAAGACCTTCTTCTGGATCTTTGGCCCTCAGAGAGGATCCATATGGTAACACCAAAATACTAGGGATTACTGCGTTCTCCCCTAGCACTCCTGAGGAGGCCATGAATCTGCTGAAGATGGGAAACAAACGGCGCTCTGAAACAACAACAGCAGCTAATAAGACCTCATCACGCTCCCATGCCATATTACAAATCACTGTAAAACAAACAGGCAGTGATGGGGTTAGCACAGGCCGCCTGTACATGGTGGACCTGGCAGGATCAGAGCGAGCAAGCCAGACTACAAACAGTGGCAAGACCATGAAAGAAGGAGGTTACATCAACCGCTCCCTCCTCGCCCTCAGGAAGTGCATCATGGCACTGCGCGAGAAACCAGGCAGCCATATAAACTATCGGGACAGTAAACTGACCTGGCTGCTAAAGGGCGCACTGAGCGGGAAAAGCAGAATGGTCATGATTGCACACGTCAGCCCTGCAGACAGTGCCTTTGAAGAGTCACGCAGCACAATGACCTATGGGAGCAAGGCCAAATTCATCCAGACACGGGTGGAGAGAAACAGTGTCCCCCATGGTACTGCTGAGAGGGGCAGGGGGGACAAAGTGCTGCAGAAAGACATGCAGTTTATTATGAGACGCACTATGGCACCGCTGATTAATTTGCCCCGCATGGTCCCTTTGGCAAAGAATTTACAGTCTGCACATGAGATCAGTGCTACAGCTCGTGCCAGTGCAAATTCTTACACATTTCTAGAATTAGCACGTAGATGGCTGTAG